In Ignavibacteriales bacterium, a single window of DNA contains:
- the rlmD gene encoding 23S rRNA (uracil(1939)-C(5))-methyltransferase RlmD, with the protein MNKNEEIVLQLSHLSGDGKAVGKLDGLVVFADNAVPGDLARVRIWKVKKNYAEGRAVEILEPSEHRVSARCRHFGICGGCRWQNLSYQAQKEFKRLHIENVFKHIGEFDLPNVLPTIGTESPYFYRNKMEYTFSNRRWLTQDEMNLIQIPENEVALGFHVPERFDKVLNTTECFLQSEISAQIVNKVREFCRSNNLSVYSTKTHEGYLRHLVIRDSKKTGEMMINLVTTNFEKEVIEQFTQMLRNEFPPITTIVNNITERKSMIAIGETEKIMFGPGYITERLGDYTFKISANSFFQTNTMQAEKLYDIVKDFADLKSSDVVYDLYGGTGTIAIYLSDAVERVIGIEVVDSAIHDAEKNAEVNHIANCYFLQGDLKDRLTTDRSWLAEHPEPSVIILDPPRSGVHAKVIDQILKIKSQRIVYVSCNPATQARDSKLLADGGYSLQKIQPVDMFPHTDHIESVALFTLR; encoded by the coding sequence ATGAATAAAAATGAAGAAATAGTATTACAACTTAGTCACCTCTCAGGCGATGGTAAGGCGGTAGGTAAATTAGACGGTTTGGTGGTTTTTGCTGATAATGCCGTTCCTGGTGATCTTGCCCGCGTTAGAATTTGGAAAGTTAAAAAAAATTATGCCGAAGGCAGGGCAGTTGAAATTTTAGAGCCGTCTGAACATCGGGTATCTGCAAGATGCAGGCATTTTGGAATATGTGGCGGTTGCCGCTGGCAAAATCTTTCATACCAAGCGCAAAAAGAATTTAAAAGACTACATATTGAAAATGTTTTTAAACATATCGGAGAATTCGATTTACCGAATGTCCTTCCAACAATCGGAACAGAGTCGCCTTATTTTTACCGGAATAAAATGGAATACACTTTTTCTAACCGTCGATGGCTGACACAAGATGAAATGAATTTGATCCAGATACCGGAGAATGAGGTCGCGCTCGGTTTTCATGTACCCGAAAGATTCGATAAAGTATTGAATACGACGGAATGTTTTTTGCAATCTGAAATCAGTGCCCAAATCGTAAATAAGGTGAGAGAATTTTGCCGATCAAATAATCTTAGTGTCTACTCAACAAAAACACATGAAGGGTATCTGCGTCATTTGGTGATCCGTGACAGTAAGAAAACGGGCGAGATGATGATTAATCTGGTAACAACGAATTTTGAAAAAGAAGTTATCGAGCAATTTACACAGATGTTGAGAAACGAATTTCCTCCGATCACAACAATCGTCAATAATATAACCGAACGTAAATCGATGATAGCCATAGGTGAAACTGAAAAGATAATGTTCGGACCGGGATATATCACCGAAAGATTGGGAGATTATACGTTCAAAATTTCAGCGAATTCATTCTTTCAAACGAATACCATGCAAGCAGAGAAATTGTATGATATCGTAAAAGATTTTGCCGATTTAAAATCGAGTGATGTTGTTTACGATCTCTATGGCGGTACAGGCACGATCGCGATTTATTTATCGGACGCTGTTGAAAGGGTAATAGGTATCGAAGTTGTAGATAGTGCGATACATGATGCCGAAAAAAACGCGGAAGTGAATCACATCGCGAATTGTTATTTCTTGCAGGGAGATTTAAAAGATCGGCTCACCACGGATCGCTCTTGGTTAGCCGAGCATCCTGAACCGAGCGTGATTATCCTTGATCCACCGCGGAGTGGAGTACATGCGAAAGTTATTGATCAGATACTGAAAATAAAATCTCAGCGTATCGTTTACGTCAGTTGTAATCCCGCTACGCAAGCACGCGATTCCAAATTGCTTGCGGATGGAGGTTACTCGCTTCAAAAAATACAACCTGTCGATATGTTTCCTCATACAGATCATATCGAGAGTGTGGCGCTTTTCACTCTTCGGTAA
- a CDS encoding AMP-binding protein, with translation MAVSEYLLNSLKLFPEKEALVCGSDRYSYKTIGNAAFSLSNFLITNGLETGDRVAIILDNSLEAVVSTFGIAEAGGTFVFIPSATPVERMGYILKNCQPKFLIGSALKIGQILESEKECSVLPVNILVGNQEIPHNAIRFETTCISTNSGKKNKISNEDVAAIVYTSGSTGKPKGVMLTHRNFDVVTESVIEYLEHTPDDKILDVLPLSITYGLMQLLVTFRSGGTLVLEKGFGYPYEIIKRLKEEKISGFAGVPTIYSIITHLQLEGETFPHLRYITNAAAAMPYSFIPKLRKIFPTTKIYLMHGLTECLRTTYLPPDQIDKKPTSVGFGMKHVELFIEDEEGNRLSSGQVGELCVRGPNIMKGYWNDPEATARVIKKDKKTGEKVLHSGDMFTIDDEGYFYFVSRSDDVIKSRGKKVSPLEIENVIYLCEDVLEVRVIGVPDDLLGKAIKAEIVLKKDSGTTEDFIKSHCKSKLEDFQIPQIVHFVKSLPKTAGGKIKRI, from the coding sequence AATACTTATTAAATTCCCTCAAACTATTTCCAGAGAAGGAAGCGCTAGTCTGCGGGAGTGACCGATATAGTTACAAGACAATCGGTAATGCTGCCTTTTCACTTTCGAATTTTCTAATAACTAACGGTTTGGAAACAGGCGACCGTGTCGCGATTATATTAGATAATTCTCTTGAAGCTGTCGTTTCAACTTTCGGAATCGCAGAAGCGGGTGGAACATTCGTTTTCATACCTTCTGCTACGCCGGTTGAGCGGATGGGATACATCCTTAAAAACTGCCAACCGAAATTTCTGATCGGATCAGCTTTAAAAATCGGACAGATTTTGGAATCGGAGAAAGAATGTTCGGTTTTACCTGTTAACATCCTGGTTGGAAATCAAGAAATTCCACATAATGCAATCCGGTTCGAAACTACATGCATTTCAACAAATAGTGGGAAGAAAAATAAAATTTCGAATGAAGATGTTGCGGCAATAGTATATACCTCCGGATCGACCGGGAAACCAAAAGGTGTGATGCTCACACACCGCAATTTTGATGTCGTCACTGAATCTGTAATAGAATACCTTGAACACACTCCTGATGATAAAATTTTAGATGTGCTGCCGCTTTCAATCACTTACGGATTGATGCAATTACTAGTGACCTTCAGGTCAGGCGGTACTTTGGTTCTCGAAAAAGGATTCGGGTATCCTTATGAAATAATAAAACGATTGAAGGAAGAAAAAATTTCAGGATTTGCAGGAGTACCGACGATTTATTCAATCATAACGCATCTTCAACTGGAAGGGGAAACATTCCCACACCTCAGGTATATCACTAATGCCGCCGCCGCGATGCCGTATAGCTTCATACCGAAACTAAGAAAAATATTCCCGACGACGAAAATTTATTTGATGCACGGACTAACCGAGTGTTTGCGTACTACATATTTACCGCCTGATCAGATAGATAAAAAACCCACTTCTGTAGGTTTCGGAATGAAGCATGTCGAATTATTTATCGAGGATGAGGAAGGAAATCGGTTATCGAGCGGTCAGGTGGGTGAGTTATGCGTGCGCGGGCCGAATATCATGAAGGGATACTGGAATGATCCTGAAGCTACCGCAAGAGTAATAAAAAAAGATAAGAAGACAGGTGAAAAAGTTCTTCACTCGGGAGATATGTTCACGATCGATGATGAAGGATATTTTTATTTCGTGAGCAGATCTGATGATGTTATCAAAAGTCGCGGAAAGAAAGTGAGCCCGCTTGAAATTGAAAATGTAATATACTTATGCGAAGACGTTTTAGAAGTGCGCGTCATCGGAGTCCCTGATGACCTTCTTGGGAAAGCGATTAAAGCCGAAATTGTTTTGAAGAAAGATTCCGGCACAACAGAAGATTTCATTAAATCACATTGCAAAAGTAAACTTGAAGATTTCCAAATTCCGCAGATCGTCCACTTTGTAAAATCACTCCCCAAAACTGCCGGTGGCAAAATAAAACGGATATAA